The proteins below are encoded in one region of Thermosulfurimonas marina:
- the cutA gene encoding divalent-cation tolerance protein CutA produces MREVMLLYVTASGPEEAKRLGRHLVERRLAACVNIFPEMHSFYWWEGKLESSREAVLLVKTRKELAEAAREEIVRLHSYSCPCILEIPVAGGHPPFLEWIYAETPSR; encoded by the coding sequence ATGAGGGAGGTGATGCTCCTTTATGTTACCGCTTCCGGCCCGGAAGAGGCCAAAAGGCTGGGCCGGCACTTGGTGGAAAGGCGACTGGCGGCCTGCGTGAATATCTTTCCGGAGATGCACTCCTTTTACTGGTGGGAGGGAAAGCTCGAGAGTTCCCGGGAGGCGGTGCTTTTGGTCAAGACCCGAAAGGAACTGGCCGAGGCCGCCCGGGAAGAAATCGTGCGTCTCCACTCCTACAGCTGTCCCTGCATATTGGAGATCCCGGTAGCCGGAGGACATCCCCCCTTTCTGGAATGGATCTATGCGGAAACTCCCTCCCGGTGA
- a CDS encoding 23S rRNA (pseudouridine(1915)-N(3))-methyltransferase RlmH yields the protein MYRRDLGKELFFFRHADYLYTMRFPVRLLLLAPGPLHFPFIKEGLDYYTRRLKAYLRFETRFPRLKSKRPAEEARRLLAHLPKGAYLLALDERGRSLRTPEMAAWLEDLFFRHREMAVVCGGPEGLPPEILEAAEERLSLSPLTLNHELALLVFAEALYRALTLLSGHPYHREGVSA from the coding sequence ATGTACCGCCGGGATCTGGGAAAGGAGCTTTTCTTTTTCCGCCATGCCGACTACCTTTATACCATGCGTTTCCCGGTCCGTCTCCTTCTCTTGGCTCCGGGTCCCCTGCACTTTCCCTTCATCAAAGAGGGGCTGGACTATTACACCCGCAGGCTAAAGGCCTATCTCCGATTTGAGACCCGCTTTCCCCGCCTGAAAAGCAAACGCCCGGCCGAAGAGGCCCGAAGGCTTCTGGCCCATCTCCCGAAGGGGGCTTATCTCCTGGCCCTGGACGAAAGGGGGCGCAGCCTGCGCACACCGGAGATGGCGGCCTGGCTGGAAGATCTCTTCTTTCGGCATCGGGAGATGGCCGTGGTCTGCGGCGGGCCGGAGGGCCTGCCCCCAGAGATCCTGGAGGCCGCCGAGGAGCGCCTCTCCCTCTCTCCCCTCACCCTCAATCATGAGCTGGCCCTCTTGGTCTTTGCGGAGGCCCTTTATCGAGCCCTCACCCTCCTTTCCGGCCACCCCTATCACCGGGAGGGAGTTTCCGCATAG
- the selA gene encoding L-seryl-tRNA(Sec) selenium transferase, which translates to MAEKEKLLSQIPAVHRLREELSRKHPGLPEVFYLRAARRTTEILRQEILEGHLRGLSPEEVFSRAEEILSEEARPHLRPVINATGVVVHTNLGRSPLAEEALEEILSVARRYSNLEYRLSEGRRGSRYEHVRDLLRELTGAEEALVVNNNAAAVLITLNTLARGKEVVVSRGELVEIGGSFRMPEVMAWAGCRLREVGTTNRTHLRDYEEAISEETALLMKVHRSNFAIVGFTKEVSGAELVRLARRHGLFVVEDLGSGCLVDFARYGLRREPTVQEVVASGVDVVTFSGDKLLGGPQAGIIVGRAELVERIRANPLNRALRIDKLTLAGLEATLRLYLDEKIAVERIPTLKMILMTPEEVKRRARRLTRLLQKALPERARFSVVPTVGRTGGGALPLADLPSFAVAVEVEGLSPEELHERLRTGEPPVVGRIEEDRFLLEVRTIFEEEFPLVAKALKRVVEGAGA; encoded by the coding sequence ATGGCGGAAAAAGAAAAGCTCCTTTCCCAGATCCCGGCGGTACATCGCCTGAGGGAGGAACTTTCCCGGAAACATCCCGGTCTCCCGGAGGTCTTCTATTTACGGGCCGCCCGGCGCACGACCGAGATCCTGCGCCAGGAGATCCTGGAGGGGCACCTTCGGGGACTTTCTCCAGAAGAAGTATTCTCTCGGGCCGAGGAAATCCTCTCGGAGGAGGCCCGTCCCCACCTCCGGCCGGTGATTAACGCTACCGGAGTGGTGGTCCATACCAATCTGGGACGCTCTCCTCTGGCCGAAGAGGCCCTGGAGGAAATCCTCTCCGTGGCTCGGCGGTACTCCAATCTGGAGTATCGCCTCTCTGAAGGGCGCCGGGGAAGCCGCTACGAACATGTGCGGGACCTCCTGCGGGAGCTCACCGGAGCCGAGGAGGCCCTGGTGGTGAACAATAACGCCGCGGCGGTCCTCATCACCCTGAATACCCTGGCCCGAGGCAAAGAGGTGGTGGTTTCTCGGGGAGAGCTGGTAGAAATCGGGGGCTCCTTCCGCATGCCGGAGGTCATGGCCTGGGCCGGCTGTCGCCTGCGCGAAGTGGGGACCACCAATCGCACCCATCTGCGGGACTATGAGGAGGCCATAAGCGAAGAGACGGCCCTTCTCATGAAGGTCCACCGGAGCAACTTCGCCATCGTGGGCTTTACCAAGGAGGTCTCCGGGGCAGAGCTGGTGCGTCTGGCCCGCCGGCACGGCCTTTTTGTGGTGGAGGATTTGGGAAGCGGGTGTCTGGTGGACTTTGCCCGTTACGGGCTACGGCGGGAACCTACGGTACAGGAGGTGGTGGCCTCCGGGGTGGACGTGGTGACCTTCTCCGGAGACAAGCTCTTGGGAGGTCCCCAGGCCGGAATCATTGTGGGCCGGGCGGAGCTGGTAGAGCGTATTCGGGCCAATCCCCTGAATCGGGCCCTGCGCATAGACAAACTCACCCTGGCCGGTCTTGAGGCCACTCTGAGGCTTTATCTGGACGAAAAAATAGCCGTGGAACGTATTCCCACCCTGAAGATGATCCTTATGACTCCCGAAGAAGTAAAACGCCGCGCTCGACGCCTGACTCGTCTTCTCCAAAAGGCCCTCCCGGAGAGGGCCCGCTTTTCCGTAGTCCCCACCGTAGGACGCACCGGAGGTGGGGCCCTTCCCCTGGCCGATCTCCCTTCCTTTGCCGTAGCCGTAGAGGTGGAAGGGCTTTCCCCGGAAGAACTTCACGAAAGACTGCGCACCGGAGAACCTCCGGTGGTAGGCCGCATCGAGGAGGACCGCTTCCTCCTTGAGGTCCGCACCATCTTTGAGGAAGAGTTTCCCCTGGTAGCCAAGGCCCTGAAGAGGGTGGTGGAAGGTGCCGGAGCCTAG
- a CDS encoding tetratricopeptide repeat protein translates to MPEPRGWEIYLPHYLARAEEELQALRPDLCLRLLPEEGNLLLFDRIPATLRVEERRPLSEMRRWFPVLTSLARALIERTVLSLSLNGLPGPGLLGELLKEGPLSGLLLRGRGLKLPEGTLALTRGLYFLPDSLSLRQRFLREHWREGRSFRARALELAEEEDLKRAPWALKALSPLGLTYLGEKGARALSPVLEILPALKRLLRRGGPLTVLRVRQSPEGLSGIAAGEFFFTTERLPGGRGFCAGIYEGDFEGPPLALALAACEHARRAGGGVVRFEPFTYHVLGDLYLEWEDLGAARWAYEKGLSGTRQPADLLNSLGGVYRALGLRAEAREALEEALRLCPEDPLIHHNYGEILLEEGDPRALEHLRRAWELSRGRPLFAGTLARALAREGRRKEALGVLSSLPHLDRETQALYGELLYQEGRKEEALKVLKGLSYHRDCPAAVLARLAVIYFEKGEAEAARVLAREAVRRGGKAAREILEEVKGLWS, encoded by the coding sequence GTGCCGGAGCCTAGAGGTTGGGAGATTTACCTCCCCCATTATCTGGCCCGGGCGGAAGAGGAATTGCAGGCCCTGAGGCCGGATCTTTGCCTGCGTCTCCTTCCGGAGGAGGGCAACCTTCTCCTTTTCGATCGGATTCCGGCCACCCTTCGGGTAGAAGAAAGGAGGCCCCTTTCGGAGATGCGGCGCTGGTTCCCGGTGCTGACCTCCCTGGCCCGGGCCTTGATAGAGCGCACCGTGCTTTCCCTGAGCCTGAACGGCCTTCCCGGCCCGGGTCTCTTGGGTGAACTCCTGAAAGAGGGTCCGCTTTCCGGACTTCTGCTGCGGGGCCGCGGTCTCAAACTTCCCGAGGGGACGCTGGCCCTCACCCGGGGGCTTTACTTTCTTCCGGATAGCCTTTCCCTGCGCCAGCGTTTTCTCCGGGAACACTGGAGGGAAGGGAGGAGTTTCCGGGCCCGGGCCCTGGAGCTTGCCGAGGAAGAAGACCTGAAAAGGGCTCCCTGGGCCCTCAAGGCCCTTTCTCCCCTGGGGCTTACCTATCTCGGGGAGAAAGGGGCCAGGGCCCTCTCTCCAGTACTTGAAATCCTTCCGGCGCTCAAGCGCCTTCTCCGGCGGGGGGGCCCACTTACGGTCTTGCGGGTAAGGCAGTCCCCGGAGGGCCTTTCCGGGATAGCCGCCGGGGAATTTTTCTTCACCACCGAAAGGCTTCCGGGCGGCCGGGGATTTTGTGCCGGAATTTACGAGGGGGACTTTGAAGGCCCCCCTCTGGCCCTGGCCCTTGCGGCCTGCGAACATGCCCGCCGAGCCGGAGGCGGCGTGGTGCGCTTCGAGCCCTTTACCTATCATGTGCTGGGAGACCTCTATCTGGAATGGGAGGACCTGGGAGCCGCCCGCTGGGCTTATGAAAAGGGCCTTTCCGGAACTCGCCAGCCGGCAGACCTCCTGAACAGCCTGGGAGGAGTTTACCGGGCCCTGGGGCTGAGGGCCGAGGCCCGGGAGGCCTTAGAGGAAGCCCTGCGCCTTTGCCCGGAAGATCCCCTTATCCATCACAATTATGGGGAGATCCTTTTAGAAGAAGGAGACCCGCGGGCCCTGGAACATCTCCGAAGGGCTTGGGAACTTTCCAGGGGACGCCCCCTTTTCGCCGGGACCTTGGCCCGGGCCCTGGCCCGGGAGGGGCGGCGAAAGGAGGCCCTGGGCGTCCTTTCCTCCCTTCCCCATCTAGACCGCGAAACTCAGGCCCTTTACGGGGAACTCCTCTATCAGGAGGGCCGTAAGGAGGAGGCCCTCAAGGTCCTCAAGGGGCTCTCCTATCATCGGGATTGCCCGGCGGCGGTCCTGGCCCGACTGGCGGTGATCTATTTTGAAAAGGGCGAGGCGGAGGCCGCCCGGGTGCTCGCCCGCGAGGCGGTACGCCGAGGAGGCAAGGCCGCCCGAGAGATCCTGGAGGAGGTGAAAGGACTTTGGAGTTAA
- a CDS encoding MBL fold metallo-hydrolase: MELIVLGSGTGWPRRERNAAGYLVRAAGKTVLLDFGPGILRRLTEAGVDINEIDFIFLSHWHPDHVADLTPYLFATRYRLGFTRNRPVRLISAEGFGAFLSALRGAYGHWLDPPEGLVEILERPRGKRSKLALEGLEWETAPARHNPESLAVRLSAEGRALVYTGDTEYSPEVVDLARGADLMIAECAFPEELPVAGHSTPSVAARMAEEAGLKRLLLSHFYPPCEEADLLSPARKFFSGEILLAQDLQKIKI; this comes from the coding sequence TTGGAGTTAATAGTTCTGGGCTCTGGCACCGGCTGGCCTCGCAGGGAACGCAACGCCGCAGGCTATCTGGTACGGGCCGCCGGCAAGACCGTCCTCCTGGACTTCGGCCCGGGAATCCTGCGAAGGCTCACCGAGGCCGGGGTGGATATCAACGAAATCGATTTTATCTTCCTCTCCCACTGGCACCCGGACCATGTGGCCGATCTCACCCCCTATCTTTTTGCCACGCGCTATCGCCTGGGCTTCACCCGGAACCGGCCGGTGAGGCTTATCTCTGCCGAGGGTTTTGGAGCCTTTCTTTCCGCCCTGCGCGGGGCCTACGGCCACTGGCTGGATCCCCCGGAGGGCCTGGTGGAGATCCTGGAAAGACCCCGCGGAAAAAGGAGTAAGCTGGCCCTGGAGGGACTGGAATGGGAGACCGCTCCGGCCCGGCACAATCCCGAAAGTCTTGCGGTGCGCCTTTCGGCCGAGGGCCGCGCCCTGGTCTATACCGGAGACACCGAATACAGCCCGGAGGTGGTGGATCTGGCCCGGGGAGCGGACCTGATGATCGCCGAATGTGCCTTCCCGGAGGAGCTTCCGGTGGCCGGTCATTCCACCCCCTCGGTGGCCGCCCGCATGGCCGAGGAGGCCGGACTGAAGCGCCTGCTCCTTTCCCACTTTTATCCCCCCTGCGAGGAGGCCGATCTCCTGAGCCCGGCCCGCAAATTCTTCTCCGGAGAGATCCTCTTGGCCCAGGATCTCCAAAAGATTAAAATCTAG
- the ptsP gene encoding phosphoenolpyruvate--protein phosphotransferase has protein sequence MKILRGLGVSAGVAVGPAHVIFPGRIKVTRTRITPEEIPAEIRRLEEAIQTVFRRIEDLEAGIPEGLGEVRAILEAQRYILADPSLREEVAALIREGLNAEWALLRVLKRYQKAFQELPEEYFRERFRDLEGLVEMVISALSGEENARVKEPAIIVAQDLTPADTVSLTPANTLAFVTEGGSRTSHTAIMARSLGIPAVVAVKGLLEEVSPGDWLAVDGTTGEVILGPGEEIIREFRERARRFEALKVRLHQVSHLPAETRDGRRLALRANLDLPEEVSFAREYGAEGVGLFRTEYLYVSRRELPSEDLLFETYRRVVEALAPHPVTIRTLDIGGDKFASVLSLPEEINPALGLRAIRLCLKEEGLFRTQLRAILRASAYGKVKIMFPMISGVTEFLRARNLVGEIQQELAEEGIPFDPDLKIGAMIEVPSAVAVADLLAQEADFFSIGTNDLIQYTLAIDRGNQEVAELYEPLHPAVLRFIRQTVEAGHRAGIPVALCGEMAGELLYVPVLVGLGLDELSMNPQSLPEIKLFLRELSYEECREAVEELLKLTCQDEVKEALSARFGPMIRRFSRSLWSE, from the coding sequence ATGAAAATCCTGCGGGGGCTTGGGGTTTCGGCCGGGGTGGCCGTAGGTCCGGCCCATGTGATCTTTCCGGGGCGCATCAAGGTTACCCGGACCCGCATCACCCCGGAGGAGATTCCCGCGGAGATCCGGCGTCTGGAAGAGGCCATACAGACGGTCTTCCGACGCATCGAGGATCTGGAGGCCGGAATTCCCGAGGGACTGGGAGAGGTGCGAGCCATTCTGGAGGCCCAGCGTTACATTCTGGCCGACCCCTCCCTGCGGGAGGAAGTGGCGGCCCTTATTCGGGAGGGTCTAAATGCCGAGTGGGCCCTCCTTCGGGTCCTCAAACGCTATCAGAAGGCCTTTCAGGAGCTCCCGGAAGAATATTTCCGGGAGCGCTTCCGCGATCTCGAAGGGCTGGTAGAGATGGTGATCTCGGCCCTTTCTGGAGAGGAAAATGCGCGGGTGAAGGAGCCGGCCATCATTGTGGCCCAGGATCTCACCCCGGCCGATACCGTATCCCTCACCCCGGCCAACACCCTGGCCTTCGTGACCGAAGGAGGGAGTCGCACCTCGCATACGGCGATTATGGCCCGCAGTCTGGGGATCCCGGCGGTGGTGGCGGTTAAGGGATTGCTGGAGGAAGTCTCCCCCGGGGACTGGCTGGCCGTGGACGGGACTACCGGAGAGGTCATCCTCGGCCCCGGGGAGGAGATCATCCGGGAATTCCGGGAAAGGGCCCGGCGATTTGAGGCCCTTAAGGTCCGGCTCCATCAGGTAAGCCATCTTCCCGCAGAGACCCGCGACGGCCGTCGTCTGGCCCTGAGGGCCAATCTGGATCTCCCAGAAGAGGTCTCCTTTGCCCGGGAATACGGGGCCGAAGGGGTGGGACTTTTCCGCACCGAATATCTTTATGTCTCTCGCCGGGAACTTCCTTCAGAAGACCTCCTTTTCGAGACCTATCGGAGGGTAGTGGAGGCCCTAGCTCCCCATCCGGTGACCATCCGGACCCTGGATATTGGGGGGGATAAGTTTGCCTCCGTCCTCTCCCTCCCGGAGGAGATCAATCCCGCTCTGGGTCTCCGGGCCATTCGGCTTTGTCTCAAGGAGGAAGGCCTTTTCCGCACCCAGCTGCGGGCCATCCTCCGGGCCAGCGCCTACGGCAAGGTGAAGATCATGTTTCCCATGATCTCTGGGGTTACGGAATTCCTAAGGGCCCGCAACCTGGTGGGAGAAATCCAGCAGGAACTCGCGGAGGAAGGAATCCCTTTTGACCCAGATTTAAAAATTGGGGCCATGATTGAGGTTCCCTCGGCCGTGGCTGTAGCCGACCTCTTGGCTCAAGAGGCCGATTTTTTCAGCATCGGCACCAATGACCTCATCCAGTACACGCTGGCTATCGACCGCGGGAATCAGGAAGTGGCTGAACTCTATGAGCCCCTGCATCCCGCGGTTCTACGTTTTATTCGCCAGACGGTGGAGGCGGGCCATCGGGCGGGTATCCCTGTGGCCCTCTGTGGGGAAATGGCCGGGGAACTCCTTTATGTGCCGGTCCTGGTAGGCCTGGGGCTCGATGAGCTCAGCATGAACCCCCAGAGCCTTCCGGAGATCAAACTCTTCCTCCGGGAGCTTTCTTATGAAGAATGTCGGGAGGCCGTGGAGGAGCTCCTCAAGCTTACCTGTCAGGACGAGGTCAAGGAGGCCCTAAGCGCCCGTTTCGGCCCTATGATCCGGCGTTTTTCTAGATCCCTTTGGTCTGAATGA
- a CDS encoding HPr family phosphocarrier protein → MAAKGKRIEAEVEVKGPLGLHARPAARLAQALKSLRAEVYLSRGNHRVNARSILDVLTLVASTGTRLRVIAEGEEAEEAVKTLKEILEAEG, encoded by the coding sequence ATGGCGGCGAAGGGGAAACGGATTGAGGCCGAGGTGGAGGTGAAGGGCCCCCTGGGATTGCACGCCCGGCCGGCGGCTCGCCTAGCCCAGGCCTTGAAATCCTTGAGAGCCGAGGTCTATCTCTCTCGGGGAAACCACCGGGTCAACGCCCGCAGTATTCTGGATGTGTTGACCCTTGTGGCTTCGACCGGCACCCGTCTTAGGGTGATTGCCGAAGGAGAGGAGGCCGAGGAGGCCGTAAAGACCCTCAAGGAGATCCTGGAGGCCGAGGGATGA
- a CDS encoding FmdB family zinc ribbon protein: MPLYEYLCLECRRISEHLVFREEDFTPYCRRCGSQKVRKLISRVRVRLSLDSRLERLADPALLSGLDEEDPRRVRRFMEKMGAEFGEELGDDFEEVLGEAEEEMEKELSREGGSEEGDGGEGETD, encoded by the coding sequence GTGCCGCTTTATGAGTACCTGTGTCTCGAATGCCGCAGGATTTCGGAACACCTGGTTTTCCGCGAGGAAGATTTTACGCCCTATTGCCGGCGCTGTGGTTCTCAAAAGGTGCGCAAACTGATCTCCCGGGTGCGGGTAAGGCTTTCCCTGGATAGCCGTCTGGAGCGCTTGGCGGATCCGGCCCTCCTTTCCGGACTGGATGAAGAGGATCCTCGCCGTGTGAGGCGTTTCATGGAGAAAATGGGGGCCGAGTTCGGAGAGGAGCTGGGGGACGATTTTGAGGAAGTCTTGGGCGAGGCCGAGGAGGAAATGGAAAAGGAACTCTCCCGAGAGGGAGGGTCTGAGGAGGGGGATGGCGGCGAAGGGGAAACGGATTGA
- a CDS encoding DHH family phosphoesterase: MPGHSRNGKRRFRSNRERVQALFSLFRREDRVLIPVWADPDALASAFAVKRLLAQRVSQVVIAHVNEIRRVNNQLMISLLRIPVVKFSQISLEDFSRFVLVDAQPPHHEVFQKISFDVVIDHHPETQGWEASLVDIRPEYGASSTILAEYLKAVGISPSVALATALVYGIKTDTDNFEKHCTLQDVIAFHFLFKRLNRHLLHKIEASDIRRSELKYIKLALENMKFRKQRLFTHIGRVPNPDILVVIADFLNHVQEAGWVFVSGEYRQKLVVIIRCDGYRKDAGRLAARAFGSLGLAGGHREKARAEIPLATLGVEGNGNLNTLFLIQLLRKHFRDMQAGRRAQGAAL, from the coding sequence ATGCCTGGACATTCAAGAAACGGCAAGCGGCGTTTCCGCTCCAATCGGGAGCGGGTGCAGGCCCTCTTTTCCCTCTTCCGCCGGGAAGACCGGGTCCTTATCCCGGTGTGGGCCGATCCCGACGCCCTGGCCAGTGCCTTTGCCGTTAAACGCCTTTTAGCCCAGCGTGTCTCTCAGGTGGTCATCGCTCACGTGAACGAAATCCGCAGGGTAAACAACCAGCTCATGATTTCTCTACTGCGCATCCCGGTGGTTAAGTTTTCTCAGATTTCTCTGGAAGACTTCAGCCGTTTTGTGCTCGTGGACGCCCAGCCTCCGCATCATGAGGTCTTTCAAAAGATCTCCTTCGATGTGGTGATTGATCACCACCCGGAGACCCAGGGCTGGGAAGCCTCCCTGGTAGATATCCGACCGGAGTATGGAGCCTCCTCCACCATCCTGGCGGAATACCTCAAGGCGGTGGGGATCTCTCCCTCCGTGGCCCTGGCCACGGCCCTGGTCTACGGGATCAAGACCGACACGGACAACTTTGAAAAACACTGCACCCTCCAGGACGTCATTGCCTTCCATTTTCTTTTCAAACGCCTCAATCGTCACCTCCTCCACAAGATCGAGGCCTCGGACATTCGGCGCTCCGAGCTCAAATACATAAAATTGGCCCTGGAGAACATGAAATTCCGCAAACAGCGGCTTTTTACCCACATAGGGCGGGTACCCAATCCGGACATTTTGGTGGTGATTGCCGACTTCCTTAACCACGTGCAGGAGGCCGGCTGGGTCTTTGTTTCCGGAGAATATCGCCAGAAGCTGGTGGTTATCATCCGGTGTGACGGGTACCGCAAGGACGCCGGAAGGCTGGCCGCCAGGGCCTTCGGATCCTTGGGCTTGGCTGGAGGACACCGGGAAAAGGCCCGGGCCGAGATCCCGCTGGCCACCCTGGGGGTGGAGGGCAACGGAAATTTAAACACCCTCTTTCTTATCCAGCTTTTACGCAAACACTTTCGGGATATGCAGGCCGGCAGGAGGGCCCAAGGTGCCGCTTTATGA
- a CDS encoding exo-beta-N-acetylmuramidase NamZ family protein, translated as MRVRPGLAVLLSERPAWLRGRRAGLLLHQASVTPDLVPAQVALKEILGRDLVRLFSPQHGLYGTEQANMIPTGDEIDPLSGLPVVSLYGPRLRPEPAHFADLDLLLVDLQDVGCRVYTYLWTLYLLLESLSGSGVEVVILDRPNPLGGYVEGPLLSEDLLSFVGLFPLPMRHGLTLGEAALLFQRARGFDLELRVIRAEGLRREYTFPQTGLPWIPPSPNMPSFETALVYPGQVLLEGTNLSEGRGTTRPFELFGAPWLRPERVQAVLPEGLPGAKLRPVVFRPVFDKWKDRLVCGFQLHVTDLASFRPVRTTLLLLRVIAQTHPEFAFRLPPYEFEEKRLPIDIIAGHSDIRSFIVGKTDWEELDFFLKEGLTKYVDQVASLGLYKGRLFL; from the coding sequence ATGAGGGTGCGCCCGGGGCTTGCAGTCCTTCTTTCCGAAAGGCCGGCCTGGCTCCGCGGCCGCCGGGCAGGCTTGCTGCTCCATCAGGCCTCGGTCACCCCGGATCTGGTCCCGGCCCAGGTGGCCCTGAAAGAAATCCTGGGAAGGGATCTGGTACGCCTCTTTTCCCCCCAGCACGGTCTTTACGGAACCGAACAGGCCAATATGATCCCCACCGGAGATGAGATTGACCCCCTTTCGGGGCTACCGGTGGTGAGTCTCTATGGCCCGCGCCTGCGTCCGGAGCCCGCCCACTTTGCGGATCTGGATCTCCTTCTGGTGGACCTCCAGGATGTGGGCTGTCGGGTCTATACTTATCTTTGGACCCTTTATTTGCTGCTAGAGAGCCTTTCGGGCTCCGGGGTGGAGGTGGTCATCCTGGATCGTCCCAATCCCCTGGGAGGGTATGTGGAGGGGCCTCTTCTTTCCGAAGACCTCCTTTCCTTTGTGGGGCTCTTTCCCCTCCCTATGCGCCACGGGCTCACCTTAGGCGAGGCGGCTCTCCTCTTTCAGAGGGCCCGGGGCTTTGACCTTGAATTGCGGGTGATCCGAGCCGAGGGCCTGCGCCGGGAATATACCTTCCCCCAGACCGGCCTTCCCTGGATACCCCCATCCCCCAATATGCCTTCCTTTGAGACCGCCCTGGTCTATCCCGGTCAGGTCCTTCTTGAAGGGACCAATCTTTCCGAGGGCCGGGGGACCACTCGGCCCTTTGAACTTTTCGGAGCCCCTTGGCTTCGCCCGGAAAGGGTGCAAGCGGTCCTGCCCGAAGGCCTTCCGGGGGCCAAACTTCGACCGGTAGTCTTTCGCCCGGTCTTTGACAAATGGAAGGACCGCCTGGTGTGCGGGTTTCAACTTCACGTTACGGATCTTGCGTCCTTCCGCCCGGTGCGTACCACGCTCCTTCTCCTGCGTGTCATAGCCCAAACGCACCCGGAGTTCGCCTTCCGCCTTCCTCCCTACGAATTTGAAGAAAAAAGGCTGCCTATTGATATTATAGCGGGTCACTCGGATATACGGTCTTTTATTGTCGGAAAGACAGACTGGGAAGAGCTTGATTTTTTTCTCAAAGAGGGCTTAACTAAATATGTAGATCAGGTGGCCTCCCTGGGACTCTATAAAGGGAGGCTTTTTTTGTAA